GTCCCGCTGGTCGCGCCGCTGCGACCGTTGCTGAACCTGGGCCTGACCCTCGGCGGCGGCAGGGGTGCGATCACCCGGACCTACCAGCTGATGGGCGGCGCACCGAAGCCGCTCGTGCGCTGGGCCTTCCAGCTCTCCTCGTTCCAGAAGCTGGTCACCAAGCCGATCGCCCTGGCCACCCACCTCGACGACGCCGACTTCCTGGCCCAGATCGAGGCCGTCGACCGGTTCACCGACAACATGATCGCCTACCCGGGCCGGACGTTCGGGCAGCTCTACCACCGGTTCGTGAAGGCCAACGCGCTCAAGGGCGGCACCTTCGAGCTGGAGGACCGCACCATCGACATCGGCGCCATCAAGGTGCCGGTGCTGGTCTTCGCCGGGGCCACCGACGGCATCGCGCCGGTGCAGGCCGTGAAGGCGGTCGTGCCTCTGCTCAAGGGCTCGCCGGAGGTGCGCTTCGAGATCGTCCCCGGCGGCCACCTGGGCATGCTGACCGGTCGGGCCGCCCGCGGCTCGACCTGGCGCGTGCTCGACGAGTGGATCGACCAGTGGTCGACCGACCGGGAACCGGCCACCCCGAAGCGGCCGGCGAGGAAGGCCGCCGCCAAGAAGCCCGCCGCCAAGAAGCCCGCCGCCAAGAAGCCGGCCACGAAGAAGGCCGCCACGAATCCCGCCGCCAAGCCGGCGGCGAAGAAGGCCGCCAGCAAGGAGGCGATCGGCTCCAACCCGAGCCGCCGCTACCCGTCCCAGGGCTCACGCAGCCTGGCGCGCTGACGCCAGCGGTCCAGACGACCGCGAGGCGCACTCCCGTGGCCCGATCGGGCCATGCCGGCGAGGCCGCTCACCCGGCGCCGGGTCGGCCTGCGCGCGCCTAGGTTGGTGCTCCGGGGAGGCCGCCAGGCCGCTCCCCGTGAGCACCCGGGGAGGGCCCGCATGAGCACGCCGTTGATCGGGCCGGGGGCCCTGACCGCGACGCAGCACGAGACCGGGCCGGACCTCCCGCGCTCCACGCGGCGGATGCTGGCCCACGTCCACGACCCGGGCCTCCCGGACGTCGACGCCCTGGCGGCCCAGGCGCTGTCCGCGCACGCCCGCAGCGACGCCGCGCACGCTGAGGCGTTCCCCGAGCTGGCGCGTCGGGAGGCCGAGCTGGTGGGCTTCGCGCTCGACCTGGTCGAGGCCCCTGAGGACGCCGCCGGCACGGTGACCGGCAGCGGCAGCGAGTCCGCCCTGCTCGCGGTCCTGGCCGCCCGTGAGGCACGCCCCGACGTGCGACACCCCACGATCGTGCTGCCCGACACCGCCCACCCGTCGTTCCTCCGGGCCGCCCAGCTGCTCGGCGTCGAGCCGGTCGTCGTGCCGACCGATGCCGCGCACCGCGCCCAGGTGGGGCCGATGGCCCACGCGCTGGACGAGCGGACCGTGCTCGCGGTGGTCTCCGCGCCGTCGGCGGCCCACGGCGTCATCGACCCGGTGGCCTGGATCGGCACCGCCGCCACGGCCAAGCGGGTCCCGCTGCACGTGGACGCCGGCGCCGGGGGCTGGCTGCTGGCCCTCGGCGAGCGGCTGGGGCGGATCATCGCGCCGTGGACCTTCACGGTCGCCGGGGTCACGACGATCTCCCTCGACCTGCACACCGACGCCTACGCACCGCGCGGCGCGTCGGTCCTGCTGTTCCGCGACGCCGCCACGCGGCGGCTCACCGGCTTCGGGAGCGCGGACGGCCCGGGACGACCGGCCCTCACCACCACGACGGGGTTCAGCCGACCGGGCGGGCCGGTCGCCGCCGCGGCCCGCGTGGTCTCCGGGATCGGCCCCGACGGGTACCTCCACCTCGCCGCGCAGACGCTGGGCGCCGTGGAGGCGCTGGTCGCCGGCGTACCCTCCGTCCCCGGCCTGTCCCTGGCCCACGAGCCCGAGGCCTCGCTGCTGCTGCTGCGCGTCGACGGCGACGCCGACGTGTTCACGGTGGCCGCCGAGCTCCGCTCGCGGGGGTGGTACGCCGAGTGCCAGCCGTCCTGGCGGGGCGAGCCGGCCACGCTGCGGCTCACCGTCAGCGCCGGCACGCGGGCCCACGTCGACGAGCTGCTCGACGCGCTGCGTGAGTCGGTCGCCGCGGCCGAGGTCACCGGCGCGGTGCGACTGCCCGGGCGCGTGGTGGACCACCTGCGCCGGCTGGACCCCGGCCACCTCGAGGTGCACGACGTGCGCACGCTGCTGGAGACCCTGGGGATCGATCCGCTGGGCGCGACCGTGCCCCTGCTCGACGCGCTGGTCGACGCCGCGCCGAGCCGGCTGCGCGCCGCCCTGGTGGCTCGGCTGGCCGACCTGCGCACGGCTCCGGTCCGTGGCTGAGCGAGCTGGTCCCACGAAACTGCCGCTTGTCGACCGGAGTTCCAGCAGACCAGCGCCGGTTTCACCACCCGGGTGGTGAAACCGCCCGCCGCCTCAGCGCGTCGGCGTGACCGCCATGAACGCCTCGACCGACGCGAGGTCGTAGACCCCGGCATCGGTGCCGAGCCCGCCGGCCACCTGAGCGGCGGTGGCGCAGCCGAGCGCGGCGGAGTCGGCCAGCGAGCGGCCTTGCGCCCGGCCGAGCAGGAAGCCGGCCGAGAAGGCGTCGCCGCAGCCGGTGGTGTCGACCACGTCGACGGCGTAGGCGGGGACCTCGATCACCTCGTCGCGGGTGACGACCAGGGCACCGCGGGCGCCCCGGGTGACCGCGACGCACCCGGCCCCGGCGTCGACCAGGGCCCGGGCGCCGTCGGCGAGGTCCGCGGCGCCGGTGAAGCCGAGGACCTGCTCGTCGTTGGGGAGCAGGTAGTCGGTGTGGGGCAGCGCGTCGGCGATCCACGCCAGCATGTCGGGGTCACCGGGGGCCAGCAGGTCGACCGACGTCGTGGCACCCGCCGAGCGGGCGGCCGCCAGCAGCTCGCCGGCCGCGGCGCCACCGAGGAACTCCGGGCCCCCGAGGTGGACGTGGTCGGCGAGGTGCGCGGCCGGGTCGAGGTCCTCGAGGGTGAAGGCACCGTTGGCGCCGATGCAGTGCCAGGCCGGGCGCTCGCCCGAGGGCCGCACGGGGATGACCGACGACGACGTCTGGTGCTCGCCCTTGCGGACCAGCCCGGTGACGTCGACGCCCTCCTCGGCCAGCAGCGCGAGCAGGGTCACGGCGGTCATGTCGTCCCCCACGGCGCCGAAGGAGGACACGTCGGCGCCGAGCCGGGCCAGCACGAGCCCCGTGCCGCCGGCGGTGCCCGCGGCCGACATCCGGATGGTCTCGACGAGCTGCCCGTCGGAACCGGAGGGGATCGACTCGACCCCGATGACGTGGGTGTCGAGGACGTGCACCCCGACGACGCTGATGGTGGTGCTCATGGCTGACCCCTCATGCCGGTGATCCGTAGTGGCGGGCGAGCGCAGCGAGGACGACCTCGTGCTGCTGCTCCTCGGTGAGCGTGCGGACCGGGCCCAGTGCGCTGGCCCGGTGGTGCAGGGCGGACAGCCACTCCAGGAGCAGCGCCCGCTCGAGTGCCTGCTCCAGGCTGCTGCCGTGGGCGACCGCCCCGTGGTTGGCCATCAGGGCCGCGCTGCGGCCCTCGAGCGCGGACCGGACGCCCGCGGCCAGCTCCGGGGTGCCGAACGTGGCGTACGGCGCGACCCGGATCGGGCCGCCGAGCAGCAGCTGCTGGTAGTGGGCGACCGGCAGCTCGTCGAGGACGCAGGCGATCGCGGTCGACCACGGCGCGTGCACGTGCACGACGGCCAGGGCGTCGGTGTCGGCGTACACCCCGAGGTGGAGCGGGAGCTCGGACGTGGGCGCCGCTGCTTCCGGGTCCCGCGGCGTGCCGTCGGGGGCGACGGCGACGACGTCGTCGGCGGTGCAGCGGGACAGGTCCACGCCCGAGGCGGTCACGAGCACGTCGGCACCCTCGCGCACCGAGAGGTTGCCCCCGGTGCCGACGACGAGCCCCTCGGCGGCGACACGGCGCGCGGCGGCGGCGAGCTGCTCGCGGCCGCTCACGCGGGCACCCCCTCGAGCCCTGCGTCGGTGGCGTAGCGCTCGAGGTAGGCCGTCATCATGGTGATGCCCTCCTCGACCAGCGCGGGGTCGCCCTCGGGCCGGTCCTCGTAGGCGAGCTGGAAGACGCGGTCGCCGACCTCGACGGCCAGCGTCGCCGCGTCGAGGGTGAGGTCCTCGCGGCACAGGCCTCGCTCGATGCCGAAGCTGCGCAGCGCCTCGGCGACCCGCACGTTGTGGGCGCGGCCGAAGCGCGCCACGGCGACGTTGGTGCGGCCCCGCAGGTAGATCTCCACGAAGGCGGGGCGGCGGCGGTAGACGGTCACGAACGCCTGCATCGCCGCGCGCACGACACCGGCGACGCTGAGCACCTCCAGCGCGGCGAGGTCCTCGGCGACCTGGGCGTCCATCTCCTCCATGTCGCGCCCGGCGAGCGCGAGGAGGACCGCCTCCTTGTCCCCGAAGTACTGGTACAGCGAGGCCACCGGCACCGCGGCCTCGGTCGCGATGGCGCGGGTGGTGAGGGCCTCCACCCCGTCGGCCAGGACCAGCCGCTCGGCGGCGTCGAGGATCGCCTCGACGCGCTTGCGGCTGCGCTGCTGGCTGGGCACGCGGCGTACGGCGCCCGTGACCGCGTCGGGGGCGGCCTCGTTGGACGGGGCAGCCGAGCGCGCAGACGGCACCGCGACCTGCGTCTCAGCACGTTCCACGGGCATGTGTCGGAGTGTAGGGTACCGATCCTGAAACTGACACATGTTCACGTTTCCACGATCGGAGCGCCATGACCCAGGCCCAGCACTCCCCCACACCCTCGCACGACTCACCCCTGCCCCCCGCGCGGGGTGCCGCGCTGTCGCGTCGGCACCTGCTCACCTCCGGCGCCCTCGGGACCGCCGCCGCGTCGGGCGGGCTGCTGCTGTCGACCGGGGCGGCCGAGGCCCGCTCCGGTGGCGGCGGCGGGCGGCAGGGCCGGCTCCCCCGGAAGGTCGACGTCGTCGTCGTGGGCGCCGGCATCTCCGGGCTCGTCGCGACGCGCGACCTGCTCCGTCAGGGGCTGGACGTCCTGTGCGTCGAGGCCCGCGACCGGGTCGGTGGCCGCGTCCTCAACCACCACCTGCGCTCCGGCGGCGTGATCGAGGCCGGCGGCGCGTTCGTCGGCCCCACCCAGGACCACATCCTGGCGCTCGCGAAGGAGCTCAAGGTCCGCACGTTCCTGGAGTACAACGAGGGCAACAGCGTCTACATCTCCTCGCTGACCGGCCGCCAGGAGTACTCCGGGACCGTCCCCCCGGACCCCACGATCCTCCCCGACGCCGCGATCCTGCTGACGCGCCTGGACTCGATGGCCGCCGAGATCGACGTCAGCGCCCCGTGGTCGCACCCCAGCGCCCTGGAGTGGGACGCGATGAGCCTGGGCGAGTTCATCCGCCGCAACGCGCTCAACTCCAGCGGCGTCGGCAACCTCATCAAGTCCTGGACCCAGCCCGGCTTCGGCGCCGACCCCGACGAGCTGTCGCTGCTGTTCGTGCTCTGGTACGTCGCCTGCTCCGGCAACGAGACCACCGTCGGGACCTTCTCCCGCAACTCCGACACCGCGAACGGCGCCCAGGAGAGCCGCCTGATCGGTGGCTCGCAGCTCAT
This genomic window from Nocardioides marinus contains:
- a CDS encoding TetR/AcrR family transcriptional regulator gives rise to the protein MPVERAETQVAVPSARSAAPSNEAAPDAVTGAVRRVPSQQRSRKRVEAILDAAERLVLADGVEALTTRAIATEAAVPVASLYQYFGDKEAVLLALAGRDMEEMDAQVAEDLAALEVLSVAGVVRAAMQAFVTVYRRRPAFVEIYLRGRTNVAVARFGRAHNVRVAEALRSFGIERGLCREDLTLDAATLAVEVGDRVFQLAYEDRPEGDPALVEEGITMMTAYLERYATDAGLEGVPA
- a CDS encoding carbohydrate kinase family protein; this translates as MSTTISVVGVHVLDTHVIGVESIPSGSDGQLVETIRMSAAGTAGGTGLVLARLGADVSSFGAVGDDMTAVTLLALLAEEGVDVTGLVRKGEHQTSSSVIPVRPSGERPAWHCIGANGAFTLEDLDPAAHLADHVHLGGPEFLGGAAAGELLAAARSAGATTSVDLLAPGDPDMLAWIADALPHTDYLLPNDEQVLGFTGAADLADGARALVDAGAGCVAVTRGARGALVVTRDEVIEVPAYAVDVVDTTGCGDAFSAGFLLGRAQGRSLADSAALGCATAAQVAGGLGTDAGVYDLASVEAFMAVTPTR
- a CDS encoding pyridoxal phosphate-dependent decarboxylase family protein — its product is MSTPLIGPGALTATQHETGPDLPRSTRRMLAHVHDPGLPDVDALAAQALSAHARSDAAHAEAFPELARREAELVGFALDLVEAPEDAAGTVTGSGSESALLAVLAAREARPDVRHPTIVLPDTAHPSFLRAAQLLGVEPVVVPTDAAHRAQVGPMAHALDERTVLAVVSAPSAAHGVIDPVAWIGTAATAKRVPLHVDAGAGGWLLALGERLGRIIAPWTFTVAGVTTISLDLHTDAYAPRGASVLLFRDAATRRLTGFGSADGPGRPALTTTTGFSRPGGPVAAAARVVSGIGPDGYLHLAAQTLGAVEALVAGVPSVPGLSLAHEPEASLLLLRVDGDADVFTVAAELRSRGWYAECQPSWRGEPATLRLTVSAGTRAHVDELLDALRESVAAAEVTGAVRLPGRVVDHLRRLDPGHLEVHDVRTLLETLGIDPLGATVPLLDALVDAAPSRLRAALVARLADLRTAPVRG
- a CDS encoding alpha/beta fold hydrolase, which encodes MDRIPKPDQVVAAASNVAQKMLYGGLADLRPMPRTLIDEGELREVYHYRPAASTQVQGDPVLLVTPLAAPSICYDLRRGCSVVEHLVTSGRPTYLVEYGEVSFKNRNLGMEHWIEEVVPTAIREVSAHAGGRPVHVVGWSLGGIFSLLATADNADLPIASLTIVGSPFDVSLVPLVAPLRPLLNLGLTLGGGRGAITRTYQLMGGAPKPLVRWAFQLSSFQKLVTKPIALATHLDDADFLAQIEAVDRFTDNMIAYPGRTFGQLYHRFVKANALKGGTFELEDRTIDIGAIKVPVLVFAGATDGIAPVQAVKAVVPLLKGSPEVRFEIVPGGHLGMLTGRAARGSTWRVLDEWIDQWSTDREPATPKRPARKAAAKKPAAKKPAAKKPATKKAATNPAAKPAAKKAASKEAIGSNPSRRYPSQGSRSLAR
- a CDS encoding class II aldolase/adducin family protein, producing the protein MSGREQLAAAARRVAAEGLVVGTGGNLSVREGADVLVTASGVDLSRCTADDVVAVAPDGTPRDPEAAAPTSELPLHLGVYADTDALAVVHVHAPWSTAIACVLDELPVAHYQQLLLGGPIRVAPYATFGTPELAAGVRSALEGRSAALMANHGAVAHGSSLEQALERALLLEWLSALHHRASALGPVRTLTEEQQHEVVLAALARHYGSPA
- a CDS encoding flavin monoamine oxidase family protein, which translates into the protein MTQAQHSPTPSHDSPLPPARGAALSRRHLLTSGALGTAAASGGLLLSTGAAEARSGGGGGRQGRLPRKVDVVVVGAGISGLVATRDLLRQGLDVLCVEARDRVGGRVLNHHLRSGGVIEAGGAFVGPTQDHILALAKELKVRTFLEYNEGNSVYISSLTGRQEYSGTVPPDPTILPDAAILLTRLDSMAAEIDVSAPWSHPSALEWDAMSLGEFIRRNALNSSGVGNLIKSWTQPGFGADPDELSLLFVLWYVACSGNETTVGTFSRNSDTANGAQESRLIGGSQLIPLRLARKLGDAVALDAAVQRVEQKDGRVVVRTSRGTVRAKRVVVACPPPMVLDIDWFPRLPVRRTQLLRHMDMGQLMKCDAVYETPFWREDGLNGFGINDAGAARAVFDNSPASGDPGVLLAFVGGSTWRKFGPLSRKERRAAVLEGFAAMFGEKALKPIEYTEQDWTKERWTGGGPTAFHAPGTLTDFGPAIRQVFGRVHWAGTETSTYWSGYMDGAVRAGRRAALEVGERL